The DNA segment TGGATCAAGTCCCATAAATTGCGGCGGGCCTGAGGGTCGAGCCCGGTCGAAGGCTCATCCAAAAAGAGCAGTTCCGGCTGGTTGATCAATGCCAGCGCCAGCAGAAAGCGCTGACGCTGGCCGCCGGATATTTTATCATTGTATTGGTCCAAGAATTCAGCCAGGCGGCACAGCTCGACAAGTTTCTGGATTGAAGCGGTTTGCGTGAAAAAGCTTTTAAAGGTTTGCAGGGTTTCGCGAACGGTCAGAAAATTTAACAGAGCGGTGCTTTGAAATTGAATGCCGACCTCTTCTCTGAACGATGGGGCGCGGGGATTGCCTTTGTAATATATTTCTCCGGATGTGGCTGAGATTACATCTTCGATGACTTCGATAGTGGTGGTCTTGCCGGCGCCGTTGGGGCCCAGCAGGCCAAAACAGACACCCTGCTCAAGGGCGAAACTGACGCCGTCAACGGCAACCACCTTCCCGTAGTGTTTGACCAGGTTTTTAACTTCCAGTATGGGGTTCATAGGTTCAGGGTTCAAGGTTCAAAGGTTCATAGGTTCAGGGTTCAGAGGTTCATCGGTCCAAGACTCATCGGTTCAAAGGTTAAATCAAAATCGGAATGCGTCAACAGATTGAGCCCGTAATCAAATACAAGTCCATTTTTTTAGTGCGTAAGTTTTTCAACCCGGAACCCAGAACGCAGAACCATTGAACCTTGAAGGTTTACTATAGTAAACCTTCGAAATGATATATCAACCCTTTTTATCCATGCGCTCGTTTTTAGCCAATAGCAATTGACCAAACCGCTCAAATGGCTTGACATTCCTTTTATTGCACCTTAATTTTGTCCCGCCGTCGATCATTCTCGATTGTCAGGGTTATCATATTTCAGGTTTAATTTTATTTTATTACTAACCACAAAGAACACGAAGATCACGAAGAAGATCAAAAAGTAAAGAAATATAAAAAAATATGTTTCTTTGTGCCCTTCGTGTCCTTCGTGGTGAAAAAAAGTCATTAATTTTCATGCAAAATTCAGCAAATAGGTAAGACCTATGCCACCTGTAATATCCATCGTGGGCCGCTCGCAATCCGGCAAAACCACCCTCATCGAAAAATTGATCCCTGAATTCAAACGTCGCGGCTATACGATCGGCACGATCAAGCACTCGCATCATAATCCGGATATTGATCGATCTGGCAAAGACAGCTCCCGCCACAAAGCAGCTGGTGCCGATACCGTTATTTTTCATTCACAAGGAAAAATTGCCATGGTCAGAGATGATCATGCCGGAGACATGGACAGCCTGCTGGGTTATTTTAAAGATGTTGACCTGGTGATTACCGAGGGCTACAAAACCGGCAACAAGCCTAAAATTGAAATTGTGCGTTCAGCGCGGCACACCGAACCGCTTTTAAAAGATGACGCTTTACTGATGGCCGTGGTCACCGATGTTGATTTGCAATTAAAGGTTCCCATTTTCGGATTTGAAGATGTGGTGCCTTTGGCTGATATGATCGAAAAACAAATTTTATGAAGACGTCATCACCTGAGATTGTCTCCAGGGGCCTGACCTGGCCCGAACTGATTCCCGCATCCCTGCTCAAACGCTACAAACGATTTCTGGCAGATGTCCAACTGGAAAGCGGTGAAACAGTTACGGCCCATTGCCCCAATACCGGCAGCATGGCCGGCTGCAGCGAGCCGGGCCGCAAGGTTTACCTGTCTGTGCACGACAATCCCAGACGCAAGTACAAATATACCTGGGAATTGATTGACATGCCAACCTCCCTGGTGGGTGTCAACACCCTGGTTCCCAATCGCCTGGTCGCCCAGTCAATCGAGCAAAAATTGATTCCGGAGCTGGCCCAATATATAAAGGTCAAGCGGGAAGTTAAAATCGGTGAGCACTCCCGCATTGATTTACTGCTCGTAGATGGCTCCGGTAAGCATTGCTATATTGAAATTAAAAATTGCACTTTGGTAAATGATGGGGTGGCGCAGTTTCCGGATGCGGTTACTACCCGAGGGTTGAAGCATATTATCGAGCTTGAAAACCTCGTCAAAGCTGGTCATCGCTGTATCATGTTTTACTTTATCCAGAGAATGGATGCCCGGGTGTTCCGCCCGGCGGACCACATCGATGCCGACTACGGACGCCGCCTGCGGCAGGCGGCTGAAAAAGGGATTGAAATTTTGGCTTATGATGTTCGGATAAGCCTTCAAGAAATTGAATTAAATAAGAAAATCTCCTGCGAGCTTTAAAGCGATCTCAATGTGACATTTGACATCGCTGTCTAAATCAGATAGCGTCATTTCTTTTAATGATTGAGAACAAAATTTGGAACGATGTCCGAATATTCGCTAGAAAATTTGATGTGCCACCGGGATAACCTGGAAAGTGTCTTGGACAATCTCAAAGAAGGGATTATTGCCCACGACATGGACCGGCGCATCTTTTTTTTCAATACCGAGGCCGAGCGCATCACCGGTTACCAGCGCGAAGAAGTGTTGGGACGGGATTGCCACGAGGCTTTTGGTAACCCCTTTTGCGGGGAGCGTTGCGTTTTTTGCGAACATCCGCCGAATCTGGCCGAAAAATCCGAATATACCCTTAACATCAACACGAAAAGCGGCGAGCAGCGGCGCATCGAGATGACCGTCACCAGCATGCGCGATGCCGATGAGGAATATACCGGTGTGCTGACGTCTTTTCGCGATATTACCGATATATTCGGCCTCAAGGAGCGCGCCGGAGAGCTGACCAGCTTCGGCAACATCATCGGCCAAGACAGCAAGATGATTGCGATCTTTAAACAGATCAAAGACGTTGCCGATTATGATTATCCGGTGCACATTGCCGGTGAAACCGGCACCGGCAAGGAATTGGTGGCAGCGGCGATTCATAACGAAAGCCAGCGCGGCGGTGCGCCATTTGTGCCCATCAATTGCGGCGCCCTGCCGGAAGGATTGATCGAAAGTGAGCTTTTCGGGCACGTCAAAGGGGCCTTTACCGGCGCACTGCGGGATAAAAAGGGCCGCTTTGAACTGGCCGACAGCGGCTCGGTATTTCTGGATGAAGTTACTGAGCTGTCAAACAACATGCAAGCCAAAATTTTGCGGGTTCTACAGGAAGGGCAGTTTGAAAGAGTTGGTGGTGAACAAACCATCAAGGTGGATGTGCGTGTGATCAGTGCCACCAACAAAAACCTGAAAGATGCGGTCAAGCGCGGCAAGTTCCGAGAAGACCTTTACTACCGGCTCAATGTGATCCCGATCCAATTGCCCCCCCTGCGCGAGCGCAAAATAGACGTCCCCCTGCTGAGCGAGCACTTCTTGCAGGAAGCCCGTGAACGATACGGCAAGAAAAAACTGCGCATTTCCAACAAGGCCATGTCATTGATGCTCGATTACCGCTGGCCGGGCAATGTGCGCGAACTGCAAAATGCGATCCAGTTTGCGATTGTAAAATCCAATAGCCGGGTGATTGCTGCCGATGATCTACCGCTGGAGCTGCGCGATCTTGAAAATATCTGCGCGCGTAGAGGGCCATCCCGCAAGCTGGATGCCGACTCGGTCAGATCGGCCCTTGAACGAACCGGCGGCAACAAGGTCAAGGCCGCCAAACTTCTGGGTGTTGGTCGCGCCACGTTGTACCGGTTTTTAAACGACCACCCGGATTTAATGGAAACGGTCAACCTACCGTTCTAGGTTGTTATTGCTTTTATAATTCACCGCAGAGACGCAGAGTTCGCAGAGATTTATTTTTTTTATTTGTCGCTGAGACGCCGACAAATAAAAATCCTCAGCCGCTGCGCGGCAGGATTCTTTTTCAAAATAATCGCACGAAATTATTTACAACAATATGTCTTTAAAAGCATGCGGATAAAAAAATGAGCACGCCCGGAGGGCTTGGGTTTATTTCTTTTCGGCCTCTCACCGAAAAGAAATAAGAAAAAAACCTTTGCGAACTCTGCGTCTCTGCGGTGATACAATTCAACAGCTTCTGGAAAAGGAACATGATATGTACACCCTGGAAGAACTAAAAAAAGATACCGATTTAATCAACGAGGTCGAATGGGACATGACGCCCGAAGAGGCTGTCAAGCAGTATCTGGAATGGGGCAATACCGACTGGGGCAGCGGAAAATATGTGATCCGCTCCAAAAGCGATTATACCACCTATTTTGTGGTCAATTGCTGGCGCAAGCCCTATCTGATCTACCTCATCCGCCGCAATTCAGATGAAGCTGTCGAGTTGGCGCAATTCGAGCTGCCCAAGCGTTTTGAAAAAGATGTCTGCGAGCTCAAAGGCGTCTATGCCCTGGATGACGATGTTAAGGCCTGGCTAAAAGAGGAGCTAGGAATTTAGTCTTAGAGCTTGAAGATTGAATGAAAAAATGAAATGTCGGTCATGTCATTTTCCGAAAGCCGATATGATTCACAAAGAGCCTGTGGCCTGATATTTGGGATTCATCCAACATGTTAGCCATTGACAATGCATGGATGCCGATCATCCCAAATATCAGGCCAACGTGTAAATAGGTGGCATCTTACCAGCATATCGGCTTTCAGAAAAAAACATGACCTCTTCGGTTGAACGACAAAGGAAAAAGCGAAATGTCGGTCATGTCATTTTCCGAAAGCCGATATGATTTACAAAGAGCGTGTGGCCTGATATTTGGGATTCATCCAATGCGTTAGCCATCACCAATGCGTGGGTGCCGGTCATCCCAATTATCAGGCCACTGCGTAAATTAGGTGGCATCTTACCAGCATATCGGCTTTCAGAAAAAAACATGACCTCATCGGTTAATTAGCCGATATGACATGTTTCCTCTTGTTAAATTTGATTTGAAGGCTTATTGCGGGAACAAAATACTAAAACCCATCTCAAAAATAGCAGATCACGCCCAAGGGCAAGGCGAAAACCGATTTAAAAGTGGAGTCCGCCTCCGGCGGATTAGTATTCGAGCATTTGAATCGGTTTTTAATCCGCCACGAATATTGGCGGATTAGATGCATTTTTGAGATGGGTTTAAGGAGAAGAGATATATGGAGAAGATAGAAACGAAAGAACAGCTGGATCAGCTGGCCAAAGAATTTCGCTACATTGTGACCGATATTATGTGCCGGGCAGGCGGCGGGCATATCGGCGGCTCCCTCAGCCTGGTGGAAATTATCATCAGCCTGTATTTCAGGATTATGAATCTGAAGCCGGAGGAGCCGCGCTGGGAAGATCGCGATCGTTTTATCCTGTCAAAAGGGCATGCCGGCCCGACCCTTTATACCGCCCTGGCTTACAAAGGCTTCATTCCCAAAGATCTTTTGCTGACCTTGAATGCCAACGGCACCAAACTGCCGAGCCATGTGGACCAGGTCATCACACCCGGTATTGACCAGACGGCCGGCTCGCTGGGGCAGGGGCTGTCCTGTGCCACCGGGATTGCCCTGGCCAGCAAGATCAAAAAACGAACCCACAATGTCTTCTGTGTCGTTGGCGACGGCGAATCACAGGAAGGCCAGATATGGGAAGCTGCCATGTTTGCGGCCCATCACAAACTGGACAACCTGGTGGTCATCACTGACTACAACAAAATGCAAATCGACGCTGAAGTTGAAAAAATCGTCTCATTGGAACCGGTCGTGGATAAATGGCGCTCTTTTGGCTGGGAAGTGTTTGAAATGGACGGCCATGATTGGGATGATATTTATGCCACCATCCAAAAGGCGATTGCCGTTAAAGATAAGCCGGCCATGATTGTGGCCCATACCGTCAAGGCCAAAGGCAATGTCTGCTACGAAAACCGCATTGAATGCCATTTTATCAGCATCCCTGATGAAGACGAGCGCCAGAGAGTGATCGGTGGTGTCTGCGTCGAAGGTGAAGAAGAACCGTTTGAATTTAACTGGACAGAAGGAAAATAGGAATGAAGCTACACGAAAAAGAATTAAGGGCTGTCTATACCGATACGCTCATCGAGCTGATGACCGAAAACGACAAAGTCGTTTGTCTGGAGGCTGATCTGGGAAAATCATCGGGCACCGTCCCCCGGGTCTGGGATGCATTTCCGGATCGCTTTTTTGATGTCGGGGTGGCGGAGGCCAACATGATCGGCATTTCAGCCGGCCTGGCCAATGAAGGCATGGTGCCGTTCTGCGCGACCTTTAGCCCCTTTGCCACGCGCCGGGCCTATGACCAGATCACGATTTCAATTGCCTATGCCGAAAACCCGGTCAAGATCGTCGGCACTGCACCGGGGGTTACCACAGCCAAAAACGGTGCCACCCATATGTGCTTTCAGGATCTGGCGATTATGCGCGCCATGCCCAATATGCGCGTCTACTGCCCGGCCGATGTCTACGAATTGCGCTCGGTGGTTAGATATATGGCCGCCAGCAAAAAGCCCGAATACATGCAGCTGATTCGAGAAATCCACGCGCCGATTTTTGATGAAGACTATCAATTCGATCCGAACAAAGCCAGGGTATTGGACGACGGCACGGATGTCACCTTGGTGACTACGGGGCTGACCACCCAGTTTGCGCGTAACGCTGTTGCCGAGCTGAAGGCAGAAGGCATTGAGGTAGAGCACATCCATTATCCATCGGTTAAACCCTTTGATGCCGACACCCTGATAGACTCCGTGAAGAAAACCAACACGGTGGTGACCGCTGAAAACCAGAATGTGATCGGGGGGCTGGGCGGTGCGGTTTGCGAGGTTCTGGCCGAACACTATCCGGCCAAAGTCAAACGCCTGGGTGCCCAGGACCGGTTCGGCGAAGTCGGCGATGTGCCCTATCTAAGCGATACGCTGGGATTCAGCGCTGCCAAAATTGCCGGCGCCTGTCGCGAGATGAAGGAAAATAAGTAGCGGCCCATGCAAACAGCCACTGAAAAATTCTGGGATATGCGTTTGCAAAGCTGCAAAGCGGCGCTGGAAAAAAATAATTTTGAAGCCTTTATTGCACCCACGCCTGCTGATGCCGGAGAGATCCTTCTTAATCAGATCTTGCCCCAAATAGATGTCAACAGCGTATCCTGGGGCGATTCCTTAACGCTTCATGAAACCGGGATATTAGAATTTTTCAAAGCAGATCCCGCTTTCGATCTGATCGAAACCTTTGATGAACACGTACCCCGCCCAGAAATTATCGAGCGCCGGCGCAAAGCTCTACTATGCGACCTTTTTTTCAGCGGGACCAATGCCGTCGTTGAATCCGGTATGCTGGTCAATCTGGACATGATCGGCAATCGCGTGGGGGGTATAGTTTTCGGCCCCAGGTGGGTGGTCGTCATGGTGGGCCGCAACAAGATCGTTTCCGATTTAGAGCAGGCCATGGCGCGCATCAAGGATCTGGCCGCCCCGGCCAATGCCATCCGGCACGAACAAAAAACACCGTGTGTTAAGACCGCCTACTGCATGGACTGCAGCAGCCCCGCTCGCATCTGCAACGTCTGGACCATCCATGAAAAATCCTACCCAAAGGGCCGCATCAAGGTCATCCTCATCAATCAAGATTTGGGTTTGTAAAACCTGTTTAAATTGTATAATTTGTTGAAAGGCAATAATTCAATTCAAATGGAGGTGATGTCATGCCATCGTCCATACCGATTGTGTGCCCCTACTGCGGGGTGGGCTGCAACCTGGAACTGTCTTTGGATGAAAACGGAAGACCGGTCAAAAGCCGTGCATCCGGCAGAAATGCCGAACTAAATGCCAAATACCTCTGTGTCAAAGGCTTTACGGTGCACGAGCTTGTCAATCATGAAGAACGTTTGAAGCAGCCTTATATCCGCAAAGCGGATAAGCTGAAGCTGGTCTCCTGGGATGAGGCCATTCAATTTGCTGCCCAACGCCTGAAAGAGATTTCCAGTAAATACGGTGCTGAAAGTGTCGGGATGCTTTGCAGTGGCAAAATCCTTAACGAAGAGAATTATCTTTGCCAGAAATTCCAGCGCGCCGTCATCGGCAACAACCACGTCGACAACTGCGCCCGGTTGTGACATGGGCCAACCGAAACTGCTTTAAGACAGCAGCTCGGATATGGTGCGGTCAGCACCTTTCTGGAAGATTATGAAGCCACCGACACGGTTTTTCTGGTAGGAGCACATACAACCTATACCCACCCGGTCATCTGGATGCAGGTCAAAAAGCGTGCTAAAAAGGGCGGCCTGAACTTGATTTTGGCCGATCCCCGGGAGACGGATCTGGTCAAAAATGCCGCTGTACATTTACAGGTCAAACCGGGTATGGACATTTTCTGGATCAGGGCCCTGGGAAAAATTATTATCGATAAAGGCTGGCAGGACCAGGAATTCTGTGAAAAACACACCATCGGTTTCAAGGCCGTCTGCGATAGTTTAGATAATTTTGATATCGATGCCGCTTGCAGCCGTGCAGGTGTAAAACGCGAAGACCTTGAAAAGGCCGCCGAGCTGATTCATGACAAGAAAACCATCTTTATCTGGGGCATGGGATTAACCCAGCACGCTCACGGGACGGACAATATTTCAGCCCTTGTTAATCTGGCGCTGCTGACGGGTAACATCGGCAAACCCGGATGCGGGCTGTCACCCTTGCGGGGCCAGAACAATGTTCAGGGCGCCTGCGACATGGGCGCCCTGCCCAACCTGCTGGCCGGGCATATGGAAGTTGCTGACGAAGCCGCCCGCGTGCATGTCGGCGCACTCTGGGGAACCGATGTTCCTTTCAAAAGGGGTCTGGCAGCCCCTGAAATGATCCATGATATTGCCTTCAAAAAAATCAGGGCACTTTATGTGATCGGCGAAAATCCGGTGCTTGCAGAGCCGCAATCCAACTTCGTGACCTGGATGCTCCAGAAACTGGACTTGCTCATCGTGCAGGATATCTTCCCCAATGAAACAACCCGGTACGCCCATATTGTCCTACCGGCTGCCATGGTCGGAGAAAAAGAGGGCACCTTTACCAACGCTGCCCGGCGGGTCCAATATACAGCAGGCGGCCTTAAACCTCCGGGAGAAGCCAAAGCCGACTGGCAGATTTTGACGGAAATGGCCAATGCCCTTGGAGCTGATTGGTCCTATACCTCGACCGAAGATATCTGGGCGGAAATTCGTGAAGCGGCCCCGCTTTTCAGCGGGATTACCCACAAGCGCTTGAAAGCCTCAACGGGAATTTTCTGGCCCTGTTATGATGAATTCCACCCCGGAACCCCCCGTTTGTACG comes from the Desulfobacterales bacterium genome and includes:
- a CDS encoding ABC transporter ATP-binding protein; this translates as MNPILEVKNLVKHYGKVVAVDGVSFALEQGVCFGLLGPNGAGKTTTIEVIEDVISATSGEIYYKGNPRAPSFREEVGIQFQSTALLNFLTVRETLQTFKSFFTQTASIQKLVELCRLAEFLDQYNDKISGGQRQRFLLALALINQPELLFLDEPSTGLDPQARRNLWDLIQNIKAEGKTIILTTHYMEEAQFLCDEVAIMDYGKIISQGTPDALIRQHSRGTTVVMPRERFAPKKDGFPLPVRTVKENVEIKTDDVNQCLEQLIAYGVDLSDMTVRSPNLETVFLNLTGRQLRD
- the mobB gene encoding molybdopterin-guanine dinucleotide biosynthesis protein B, encoding MPPVISIVGRSQSGKTTLIEKLIPEFKRRGYTIGTIKHSHHNPDIDRSGKDSSRHKAAGADTVIFHSQGKIAMVRDDHAGDMDSLLGYFKDVDLVITEGYKTGNKPKIEIVRSARHTEPLLKDDALLMAVVTDVDLQLKVPIFGFEDVVPLADMIEKQIL
- the sfsA gene encoding DNA/RNA nuclease SfsA, with the protein product MKTSSPEIVSRGLTWPELIPASLLKRYKRFLADVQLESGETVTAHCPNTGSMAGCSEPGRKVYLSVHDNPRRKYKYTWELIDMPTSLVGVNTLVPNRLVAQSIEQKLIPELAQYIKVKREVKIGEHSRIDLLLVDGSGKHCYIEIKNCTLVNDGVAQFPDAVTTRGLKHIIELENLVKAGHRCIMFYFIQRMDARVFRPADHIDADYGRRLRQAAEKGIEILAYDVRISLQEIELNKKISCEL
- a CDS encoding sigma 54-interacting transcriptional regulator, which codes for MCHRDNLESVLDNLKEGIIAHDMDRRIFFFNTEAERITGYQREEVLGRDCHEAFGNPFCGERCVFCEHPPNLAEKSEYTLNINTKSGEQRRIEMTVTSMRDADEEYTGVLTSFRDITDIFGLKERAGELTSFGNIIGQDSKMIAIFKQIKDVADYDYPVHIAGETGTGKELVAAAIHNESQRGGAPFVPINCGALPEGLIESELFGHVKGAFTGALRDKKGRFELADSGSVFLDEVTELSNNMQAKILRVLQEGQFERVGGEQTIKVDVRVISATNKNLKDAVKRGKFREDLYYRLNVIPIQLPPLRERKIDVPLLSEHFLQEARERYGKKKLRISNKAMSLMLDYRWPGNVRELQNAIQFAIVKSNSRVIAADDLPLELRDLENICARRGPSRKLDADSVRSALERTGGNKVKAAKLLGVGRATLYRFLNDHPDLMETVNLPF
- a CDS encoding transketolase; translated protein: MEKIETKEQLDQLAKEFRYIVTDIMCRAGGGHIGGSLSLVEIIISLYFRIMNLKPEEPRWEDRDRFILSKGHAGPTLYTALAYKGFIPKDLLLTLNANGTKLPSHVDQVITPGIDQTAGSLGQGLSCATGIALASKIKKRTHNVFCVVGDGESQEGQIWEAAMFAAHHKLDNLVVITDYNKMQIDAEVEKIVSLEPVVDKWRSFGWEVFEMDGHDWDDIYATIQKAIAVKDKPAMIVAHTVKAKGNVCYENRIECHFISIPDEDERQRVIGGVCVEGEEEPFEFNWTEGK
- a CDS encoding transketolase C-terminal domain-containing protein produces the protein MKLHEKELRAVYTDTLIELMTENDKVVCLEADLGKSSGTVPRVWDAFPDRFFDVGVAEANMIGISAGLANEGMVPFCATFSPFATRRAYDQITISIAYAENPVKIVGTAPGVTTAKNGATHMCFQDLAIMRAMPNMRVYCPADVYELRSVVRYMAASKKPEYMQLIREIHAPIFDEDYQFDPNKARVLDDGTDVTLVTTGLTTQFARNAVAELKAEGIEVEHIHYPSVKPFDADTLIDSVKKTNTVVTAENQNVIGGLGGAVCEVLAEHYPAKVKRLGAQDRFGEVGDVPYLSDTLGFSAAKIAGACREMKENK
- a CDS encoding lactate utilization protein, yielding MQTATEKFWDMRLQSCKAALEKNNFEAFIAPTPADAGEILLNQILPQIDVNSVSWGDSLTLHETGILEFFKADPAFDLIETFDEHVPRPEIIERRRKALLCDLFFSGTNAVVESGMLVNLDMIGNRVGGIVFGPRWVVVMVGRNKIVSDLEQAMARIKDLAAPANAIRHEQKTPCVKTAYCMDCSSPARICNVWTIHEKSYPKGRIKVILINQDLGL